A stretch of Bradyrhizobium sp. AZCC 2262 DNA encodes these proteins:
- a CDS encoding alpha/beta fold hydrolase: MQSFEASGVTTAYQKTGRGAPLVLLHGGEADHAMFGGLARALNDHSTVIAYDQRDSGATRNPAAPYSLADLADDADALIGGLGHDRAHVMGTSLGGLIAQVLAARHPDRIDRLILSSTWKVNKSPLEVNADVFRRLASYRADTAANAPKIAEFFFPPDCLRDRPELIEIFRGNSRDDGQKARRGGILAQPVAADLSGFDRSTLLLAGSEDRLIPNAETFAIARDLKRAKTRVIEQVGHVSSIQAPERVAEAVIAFLNS, encoded by the coding sequence ATGCAATCGTTCGAAGCCAGTGGCGTCACGACAGCCTATCAAAAAACCGGCCGCGGAGCGCCGCTCGTGCTGCTGCACGGCGGCGAGGCCGATCATGCGATGTTCGGCGGCCTGGCACGCGCACTGAACGACCATTCCACCGTCATCGCCTACGACCAGCGCGATTCCGGTGCCACGCGCAATCCCGCCGCGCCTTATTCGCTGGCTGACCTCGCCGACGATGCGGACGCCCTGATCGGCGGCCTCGGCCATGACCGCGCCCATGTGATGGGGACCTCGCTGGGTGGCCTGATCGCGCAGGTGCTGGCGGCGCGGCATCCGGATCGCATCGACCGGTTGATCCTCAGCAGCACGTGGAAAGTCAACAAGAGCCCGCTGGAGGTGAATGCGGATGTTTTCCGCAGGCTGGCGTCCTACCGCGCGGATACCGCGGCCAACGCGCCGAAGATTGCGGAGTTCTTCTTTCCGCCGGATTGCCTGCGCGACCGGCCCGAACTGATCGAGATATTTCGCGGCAACAGCCGTGACGACGGCCAGAAGGCGCGGCGTGGCGGCATCCTGGCGCAGCCGGTCGCGGCCGACCTTTCAGGCTTCGATCGCTCGACGCTTCTGCTCGCCGGCAGCGAGGATCGCCTGATTCCGAACGCGGAAACATTTGCCATTGCGCGCGATCTCAAGCGCGCCAAGACGCGCGTGATCGAGCAGGTCGGACATGTGTCGTCGATCCAGGCGCCTGAACGCGTGGCGGAGGCGGTGATTGCATTTCTGAATTCGTAA
- a CDS encoding LysR family transcriptional regulator → MDLRQLRYFVAVAERGGFAAAASTLNIAQSALSRHVKELERELGGALLERGARGVTVTESGKVLLARGRWLFGTIDDIKAEVRTENREPSGTVRLGAPSSLADIFYAPLAHLIVKRFPRVRLELSEGLTEGMCDRLLRGELDLAVVTTPQPNDHLDYETLVVEQVFLIGPPRDPLLKRGKLTRKEFEGLPAAIVPLSRNPFPPTVPFSLRVDSAVPMKRIVASGLGYGLLPFSGIHEEIEAGKLSAALLPWMRADRVLALPRGRPVSRATREVFTGLMQVCQDLVDEGKILVAKPRKTSR, encoded by the coding sequence TTGGACCTGCGGCAGCTTCGTTATTTCGTCGCGGTCGCCGAACGCGGCGGATTCGCGGCTGCGGCCAGCACGCTCAATATCGCGCAGTCGGCACTCAGCCGGCACGTCAAGGAACTCGAGCGCGAGCTTGGCGGTGCGCTGCTCGAACGCGGCGCGCGCGGCGTAACCGTGACCGAGTCAGGCAAGGTGCTGTTGGCACGCGGCCGCTGGCTGTTCGGCACCATTGATGACATCAAGGCCGAAGTACGAACGGAAAACCGCGAGCCCAGCGGCACGGTGCGGTTGGGCGCGCCCTCCAGTCTCGCCGATATCTTCTATGCGCCACTCGCCCATCTAATCGTGAAGCGTTTCCCACGGGTGCGGCTCGAATTGAGCGAAGGCCTGACGGAGGGAATGTGCGACCGCCTGCTGCGTGGCGAACTCGATCTCGCCGTCGTCACCACGCCGCAGCCCAATGATCACCTCGATTACGAAACGCTGGTGGTCGAGCAGGTATTCCTGATTGGTCCGCCGCGTGATCCCCTGCTCAAACGCGGCAAGCTGACCCGCAAGGAATTCGAAGGCCTGCCGGCCGCCATCGTGCCGCTCAGCCGCAATCCGTTCCCACCAACGGTGCCGTTCTCGCTGCGGGTTGACAGCGCCGTGCCGATGAAGCGAATCGTGGCCTCCGGCCTCGGTTATGGCCTGCTGCCCTTCTCCGGCATTCACGAAGAGATCGAGGCAGGCAAATTGTCGGCCGCACTCTTGCCGTGGATGCGCGCCGATCGCGTATTGGCGCTGCCACGCGGTCGTCCGGTGAGCCGCGCCACGCGTGAAGTTTTCACGGGATTGATGCAGGTTTGCCAAGACCTAGTTGATGAAGGAAAAATTCTGGTTGCCAAGCCGCGCAAAACTTCCCGCTGA
- a CDS encoding NAD-glutamate dehydrogenase gives MAWRDDKARATLIREAAGSMQAGKTPQAFAELLFDHINIEDLVNYDATSLAFLAEQAWEHVQRRTAGSADIRVTNPMMPDGREISVLEVLNDNMPFLFDSTMAELAEQGIEVTLVTHPIIAVERDEQGKLLRFYGETPTEGAKGERESLIHFHIARLDADADRQKLVDGLAKTLNDVRACVADWQAMRARVEQAIKTFNSNPPPLPIDEIAEANQFLQWLCADNFTFLGLREYRFSSDTDGSDGTSEGEGLGILRNPDVKVLRRGTEMVVMTPEIRLFMREPTVLIVTKANVNSRVHRRVRMDYVGIKLYTPDGRLEGELRLVGLFTSGAYTRSARQIPYVRHKVAQVLERAGFDPASHSGKAVQHILEEYPRDELFQVDAETLYNFVMEVLTLYERPRVRVLARADKFDRFVSILVFIPREKYDTGVRTRVGTFLAQVYKGRLSASYASFPEGSLARVHYIIGRYEGETPVIARGRLESEISAIAATWGDNLKAALATSTDGMRARMLANRYALAFAGGYTEAFGTSQAIADIATIEKLTAARPVAMSVYRIDGEDDPTRFGLKVFSRGAPLSLSYRVPVIENHGLRVVNERTYQIMPSATPAPAPVWLHDMTVEANDGKPIVISTEFNHRLEASIMAVVGDRAESDGYNALILRTALSWREISAIRALSRYLRQIGAPFSQGYMWETLRNNTAITTSIVALFLARFDPHLVATDAERSARETALLAEIEEQLKSVASLDEDRILRLFINLVQATIRTNLWQIGQDGHPRPVISFKFEARKIEGLPAPRPLYEIFVYSPRFEGIHLRFGKVARGGLRWSDRPQDFRTEILGLVKAQQVKNAVIVPVGAKGGFVPKRLPPASDREAWMAEGTETYRIFIRSLLELTDNLDGDTIVPPGDTLRHDGDDPYLVVAADKGTATFSDTANAISAEKGHWLGDAFASGGSQGYDHKKMGITARGAWEAVKRHFRELGTDIQTVPFTAAGVGDMSGDVFGNGMLLSPVTRLVAAFDHRDIFIDPSPDPAISHAERLRMFDLPRSSWQDYDKSLISQGGGVFSRSLKAIPLALEVRALLDLDKPQATPFEVMRAILKARVDLLWFGGIGTYIRASGENDDQVGDRTNDPIRVTGSDVRARVTGEGANLGATQRGRVEAAQKGIKLNTDAIDNSAGVNTSDVEVNLKIALARSERDGRLSPSDRNSLLVAMTNEVGTLVLRNNYLQTLALSLAERRGMAENGFLARLMQSLEQRGLLDRAVEFLPDDVAITERTRRGQPFTRPELAVLLAYAKLTLYDDLLASSVPDDPYLARELSQYFPREARDKFPDSVEFHRLRREIISTNLANAVINRGGPPCVVRLIDETDADVPTIAMAFVAVGESYGLDRLNDAIDALDNKIDGQLQLGLYAAVQDLLYSRVVWYVRNVDFSVGLEAVISRFSPCIREIAAGLDNNLPQDIQAGRSKRRQDLTDGGVPAELAGELADLDTLVSAPDIVTVAERTSRAIGDTATTFFAAEANFGLDRIIAAARGVPASDVFERLAIDRAVDQIAAAERRLVADMLANGQSGQQAAENWLAAHPKATRIRRSVDEIATGGLTLAKLTVAANLLGDLVKG, from the coding sequence ATGGCGTGGCGTGACGACAAAGCTCGCGCGACCCTGATCCGTGAAGCGGCGGGAAGCATGCAGGCGGGCAAGACGCCCCAGGCGTTTGCGGAACTTCTGTTCGACCACATCAATATCGAGGACCTCGTCAACTACGATGCCACCTCGCTGGCCTTTCTGGCGGAACAGGCTTGGGAGCATGTGCAGCGACGCACGGCGGGCAGTGCCGATATCCGCGTCACCAATCCGATGATGCCGGACGGGCGCGAGATTTCCGTGCTCGAGGTTCTCAACGACAACATGCCCTTCCTGTTCGATTCCACCATGGCGGAGCTCGCCGAGCAAGGCATCGAAGTCACGCTGGTCACCCACCCGATCATCGCCGTGGAGCGCGATGAGCAAGGCAAGCTCCTGCGTTTCTATGGCGAAACGCCGACAGAGGGGGCAAAGGGCGAGCGCGAAAGCCTGATCCATTTCCACATCGCCAGGCTTGACGCCGATGCCGACCGCCAGAAGCTGGTCGACGGCCTTGCCAAGACGCTCAACGACGTGCGCGCCTGCGTCGCCGACTGGCAAGCCATGCGCGCCCGTGTTGAACAGGCGATCAAGACCTTCAACTCCAATCCGCCGCCACTGCCGATCGACGAGATCGCCGAAGCCAACCAGTTCCTGCAATGGCTATGCGCCGACAATTTCACCTTCCTGGGCCTGCGCGAATATCGCTTCTCTTCCGACACCGACGGGTCGGACGGAACCAGCGAGGGCGAGGGCCTCGGCATCCTGCGCAATCCCGATGTGAAGGTCCTGCGCCGCGGCACCGAAATGGTGGTGATGACGCCGGAAATCCGCTTATTCATGCGCGAGCCGACCGTCCTCATTGTCACCAAGGCCAATGTGAACAGCCGCGTTCACCGCCGCGTCCGCATGGATTATGTCGGCATCAAGCTCTATACGCCCGACGGCCGACTTGAGGGCGAATTGCGCCTCGTCGGCCTGTTCACCTCGGGCGCCTATACCCGTTCGGCGCGGCAGATCCCCTATGTCCGCCACAAGGTGGCGCAGGTGCTGGAGCGCGCCGGCTTCGACCCGGCCAGCCACTCGGGCAAGGCCGTCCAGCATATCCTCGAAGAGTATCCGCGCGACGAACTCTTCCAGGTCGATGCCGAGACTCTCTACAATTTCGTGATGGAGGTGCTGACGCTTTATGAGCGCCCCCGCGTGCGGGTGCTGGCGCGGGCCGACAAATTCGACCGCTTCGTCTCCATCCTTGTCTTCATTCCGCGCGAGAAATATGACACCGGCGTGCGTACGCGCGTCGGGACGTTCCTGGCGCAGGTCTATAAGGGTCGCCTGTCAGCCTCCTACGCCTCCTTCCCCGAAGGATCGCTTGCGCGCGTCCACTACATCATCGGGCGCTATGAAGGCGAAACGCCTGTCATCGCGCGCGGCAGACTGGAATCCGAGATCAGCGCCATCGCCGCGACCTGGGGCGACAACCTGAAAGCCGCACTCGCCACCTCCACCGACGGCATGCGAGCCCGCATGCTCGCTAACCGTTATGCGCTGGCCTTCGCCGGCGGCTATACAGAAGCCTTCGGCACCTCGCAGGCGATCGCCGATATCGCCACCATCGAAAAACTCACCGCAGCTCGTCCGGTGGCGATGTCGGTCTACCGCATCGACGGTGAGGACGATCCGACGCGGTTCGGCCTCAAGGTCTTCTCGCGTGGCGCGCCCCTGTCGCTGTCCTACCGGGTGCCGGTGATCGAAAATCATGGCTTGCGCGTCGTCAACGAACGCACCTATCAGATCATGCCCAGCGCGACGCCGGCACCCGCACCGGTGTGGCTGCACGATATGACAGTCGAGGCCAATGACGGCAAACCGATCGTAATTAGCACGGAATTCAACCATCGCCTGGAAGCCTCGATCATGGCGGTGGTGGGCGATCGCGCCGAATCCGACGGATACAACGCCCTCATTCTGCGGACAGCCCTGAGTTGGCGCGAAATCTCGGCCATCCGGGCCCTCTCCCGCTACCTGCGCCAGATCGGCGCGCCGTTTAGCCAGGGCTATATGTGGGAGACTTTGCGCAACAACACCGCCATTACCACCAGCATTGTCGCTCTATTCCTGGCTCGCTTCGACCCGCACCTCGTCGCCACCGATGCCGAGCGCTCGGCACGCGAGACAGCCCTTCTCGCCGAGATCGAGGAGCAGCTCAAATCCGTCGCCTCGCTCGACGAAGACCGCATCCTGCGCCTTTTCATCAATCTGGTGCAGGCCACCATCCGCACCAATCTGTGGCAAATCGGCCAGGACGGGCATCCGCGTCCAGTGATCTCCTTCAAATTCGAAGCGCGCAAGATCGAGGGTCTGCCGGCGCCGCGACCGCTTTACGAGATTTTCGTCTATTCGCCGCGTTTCGAAGGCATTCATCTGCGCTTCGGCAAGGTGGCGCGCGGCGGCCTGCGCTGGTCCGACCGGCCACAGGATTTCCGCACCGAGATCCTCGGCCTGGTCAAAGCACAGCAGGTCAAGAATGCCGTCATCGTGCCGGTCGGCGCCAAAGGCGGCTTTGTGCCCAAACGCCTGCCGCCGGCCTCCGATCGCGAAGCCTGGATGGCGGAAGGCACCGAAACCTATCGCATCTTCATTCGCTCGCTGCTCGAACTCACCGATAATCTTGATGGCGATACGATCGTGCCGCCCGGCGACACCCTGCGGCACGATGGGGATGACCCCTATCTTGTCGTCGCCGCCGACAAAGGCACCGCCACCTTTTCCGACACCGCCAACGCTATCTCGGCCGAGAAGGGCCATTGGCTTGGCGACGCTTTCGCCTCCGGCGGCAGCCAGGGCTATGACCACAAGAAGATGGGCATCACCGCGCGCGGAGCGTGGGAAGCCGTCAAACGCCATTTCCGCGAACTTGGCACCGATATCCAGACCGTGCCCTTCACCGCGGCCGGTGTGGGCGACATGTCCGGCGACGTTTTCGGCAATGGCATGCTGCTCTCGCCGGTGACCAGGCTGGTCGCGGCTTTCGATCACCGCGACATCTTCATCGATCCCTCGCCCGACCCGGCCATCAGCCATGCCGAGCGCCTGCGCATGTTCGACCTGCCCCGGTCGAGCTGGCAGGACTACGACAAGTCGCTGATCTCGCAGGGCGGCGGTGTGTTCTCGCGTTCGCTCAAGGCAATCCCGCTCGCACTGGAAGTGCGAGCGTTGCTCGATCTCGATAAGCCGCAAGCCACGCCCTTCGAGGTGATGAGGGCAATCCTCAAGGCACGCGTCGACCTGCTCTGGTTTGGCGGCATCGGCACCTATATCCGCGCTTCAGGGGAAAACGACGACCAGGTCGGCGATCGCACCAATGATCCGATCCGTGTCACGGGCTCGGATGTCCGCGCCCGGGTGACCGGCGAAGGCGCTAATCTCGGCGCGACCCAGCGCGGCCGCGTCGAAGCGGCACAGAAAGGCATCAAGCTCAACACTGACGCCATCGACAATTCGGCCGGGGTCAACACCTCCGACGTCGAGGTCAATCTCAAGATCGCGCTGGCGCGCTCCGAACGCGATGGTCGCCTCAGTCCGAGCGACCGCAATAGCCTGCTAGTGGCGATGACCAACGAGGTCGGCACGCTGGTACTGCGCAACAACTATCTGCAGACGCTGGCGCTTTCGCTGGCCGAACGCAGGGGCATGGCCGAGAACGGCTTCCTCGCCCGCCTGATGCAATCACTGGAGCAGCGCGGCCTGCTTGACCGCGCCGTAGAGTTCCTGCCGGACGATGTGGCGATCACCGAGCGCACCCGGCGCGGCCAGCCCTTTACGCGGCCGGAACTTGCCGTGCTGCTGGCTTACGCAAAGCTGACGCTCTACGACGATCTGCTCGCCAGCAGCGTGCCCGACGATCCCTATCTCGCCCGCGAATTGTCCCAATACTTCCCACGCGAGGCTCGGGACAAATTCCCCGATTCGGTGGAATTCCATCGCCTTCGGCGGGAGATCATCTCCACCAATCTCGCCAATGCCGTGATCAATCGCGGCGGTCCGCCTTGCGTGGTGCGCTTGATTGACGAGACCGATGCCGACGTACCCACCATCGCCATGGCCTTCGTAGCGGTGGGTGAATCCTACGGCCTCGATCGGCTAAACGACGCGATTGATGCGCTCGACAACAAGATCGACGGTCAATTGCAGCTCGGTCTCTATGCCGCAGTTCAGGATCTGCTGTACTCCCGCGTGGTCTGGTATGTGCGCAATGTCGATTTCAGCGTCGGTCTGGAAGCTGTGATCTCGCGCTTCAGCCCCTGCATCCGTGAGATCGCCGCAGGGCTCGACAATAACCTGCCGCAGGATATCCAGGCCGGGCGCAGCAAGCGCCGGCAAGACCTGACCGATGGCGGCGTCCCGGCGGAACTTGCTGGCGAACTCGCCGATCTCGACACCCTGGTCTCCGCACCCGATATCGTGACGGTCGCAGAGCGCACCAGCCGCGCCATCGGCGATACGGCCACGACCTTCTTCGCCGCCGAGGCCAATTTCGGTCTCGACCGCATCATCGCCGCCGCGCGCGGCGTGCCGGCGAGCGATGTCTTCGAACGTCTCGCCATCGACCGCGCCGTTGACCAGATCGCAGCCGCCGAAAGAAGACTGGTCGCCGATATGCTTGCAAACGGCCAGTCCGGCCAGCAGGCTGCCGAGAACTGGCTCGCGGCCCATCCCAAGGCTACGCGCATCCGCCGTTCGGTCGACGAGATCGCTACTGGCGGCCTGACGCTCGCCAAGCTGACGGTGGCTGCGAATTTGCTGGGGGATTTGGTGAAGGGCTGA
- a CDS encoding HlyD family secretion protein, which produces MDTAVHDETVQQDKMQTIVTRSPPTVDDASARQAGEVDDVARRASESSPGDRPIVSSSGKHKARRRSGALRTVRFVLRKVATAGIAVVAVAVALVTWDQYNAGPWTRNGRVRVHVASVAPQISGQIRELRIADNQFVHKGDILYVIEPFDFEAALRAHKATLQQKIADLNVKQLQSERRNRLSDLSASVEQKQVYEGSALQAKAAVDAVQEQVSQAEINLQRTEVRSPVNGIVTNLLLREGDYAHQGATNVSIIDADSYWVDGYFEETKLARLCVGDRAEAKLMGYSAPIIGHIATVTRGISVSNAAASTQGLPNVDPVYTWVRLAQRVPVRIAIDDVPAGVPLVSGLTATVTIRNGKGGASETLLQRARAELETSFFGLIGGAQARPGCIPSPSSP; this is translated from the coding sequence ATGGATACGGCCGTTCACGACGAGACTGTTCAACAAGACAAGATGCAGACAATCGTGACCCGCTCGCCACCAACTGTCGATGACGCATCGGCTCGCCAAGCCGGAGAGGTTGACGACGTTGCGAGAAGAGCATCGGAAAGTTCTCCAGGCGACAGACCGATCGTCTCGTCCTCGGGAAAGCACAAGGCACGGCGGCGAAGCGGCGCCCTGCGAACCGTGCGGTTCGTGCTGCGCAAGGTAGCAACAGCTGGGATCGCAGTCGTTGCGGTGGCGGTCGCTCTCGTGACCTGGGACCAGTATAACGCCGGGCCCTGGACGCGGAATGGGCGAGTGCGAGTTCATGTTGCAAGTGTAGCGCCGCAGATTTCCGGTCAAATCAGGGAATTGCGAATTGCGGACAACCAATTCGTCCACAAGGGTGACATTTTGTATGTGATCGAACCATTCGATTTTGAGGCCGCACTCCGTGCGCACAAAGCGACATTGCAGCAAAAGATAGCCGATCTGAACGTGAAGCAATTGCAGTCCGAGCGCCGGAACCGCTTATCAGATCTATCTGCCTCCGTTGAACAGAAGCAAGTTTACGAGGGAAGTGCGCTTCAGGCGAAAGCGGCCGTAGACGCGGTTCAAGAGCAAGTATCACAGGCGGAGATCAACCTGCAGCGTACTGAAGTGCGTAGTCCGGTGAATGGAATCGTTACAAATCTCTTGCTGCGAGAGGGAGACTACGCGCATCAAGGTGCCACCAATGTCTCGATCATCGACGCGGATAGCTATTGGGTCGATGGCTATTTCGAGGAAACGAAGCTGGCACGGCTGTGCGTGGGTGACCGTGCCGAGGCTAAACTGATGGGCTATTCCGCGCCTATCATAGGCCACATCGCAACAGTGACGCGGGGCATTAGCGTGTCCAACGCCGCGGCTTCCACGCAAGGGTTGCCCAACGTTGATCCGGTCTACACCTGGGTACGGCTGGCGCAACGGGTGCCAGTCCGGATTGCGATCGACGACGTTCCGGCTGGCGTGCCGCTGGTGTCGGGCTTGACCGCAACCGTCACGATCCGAAATGGCAAGGGCGGTGCGAGCGAAACGCTCTTGCAAAGAGCTCGCGCGGAACTCGAGACGAGCTTTTTCGGATTGATCGGCGGAGCTCAGGCGCGGCCGGGCTGCATTCCCAGTCCTTCGTCTCCATAG
- a CDS encoding FAD-dependent monooxygenase, translating to MGIAADEARQTTVFIAGGGPVGLAMSLLLDRFGIDCVVVEKSTTTTDHPKSRGCWVRTMEIFRQWGIETAIRDRGLQENSDMFVFLDSIAGHEFGRTRPEPNVGHTPAWKSLVAQDAVEEEILRVVERSKHATVLFSTECESFEETNSGVRVRTRSEATGEITEWSATYLIAADGAGSRTRRNAGIEMVGPATLAVMSNEYWRADLSSLPIAREAAGFIVIPDKPGLPRAGILNTNGRDRWLTVTQIGLTKDDRERPWTDQEFIEIARGHVGIPDLDVTLLNRSIWRVSMQVAETFRKGRVFLVGDCAHRFPPTGGFGLNSGVQDAHNLAWKLAFVLKGWADDRLLDSYSSERRPVAQSNANFSFGNRLRFGLTDDAVRSRNPDRIRFWINDMDNHLHSIGQNLGHNYEEGAVIPDGTVAKALNSRYYTPSDRPGARFPHMWLDSARKHSTLDWFDKEFSVVTGPLGNEWLEAGRQVSEKTGMALQLKQLPAADPADGYQLGMRGAVLVRPDGHVAWRMPWLPSDPAKELAGALSTLLH from the coding sequence ATGGGCATCGCCGCGGACGAAGCACGCCAGACGACCGTATTCATCGCCGGCGGTGGCCCGGTCGGGCTCGCAATGTCGCTGCTGCTCGACAGGTTCGGCATCGATTGCGTCGTGGTCGAGAAGAGTACGACGACAACGGATCATCCAAAGTCGCGCGGCTGCTGGGTCCGAACCATGGAGATCTTCCGGCAGTGGGGGATCGAAACGGCGATCCGCGACCGCGGCCTGCAAGAGAACTCCGACATGTTCGTGTTCCTCGACAGCATCGCGGGACATGAGTTCGGCCGCACACGGCCCGAACCGAATGTCGGGCATACGCCGGCGTGGAAGAGCCTGGTCGCTCAGGATGCCGTCGAGGAAGAAATCCTGCGCGTCGTCGAGCGGTCGAAACATGCCACCGTGCTGTTCAGCACCGAATGTGAATCATTCGAGGAAACCAACAGCGGCGTCCGTGTCAGGACGCGCTCCGAGGCGACCGGCGAAATCACCGAATGGAGCGCGACCTACCTGATTGCCGCAGATGGTGCCGGCAGCCGAACCCGCCGCAACGCCGGCATCGAGATGGTCGGGCCGGCCACGCTGGCGGTGATGTCGAACGAGTATTGGCGGGCCGATCTGTCGAGCCTGCCGATTGCGCGCGAGGCGGCGGGCTTCATCGTCATCCCGGACAAGCCCGGCCTGCCGCGCGCGGGCATCCTCAACACCAACGGCCGTGATCGGTGGCTGACGGTGACGCAGATCGGTCTCACCAAGGACGATCGCGAGCGGCCTTGGACCGATCAGGAGTTCATCGAAATCGCGCGTGGCCATGTCGGAATTCCCGACCTTGACGTGACGTTGCTCAACCGCTCGATCTGGCGCGTCAGCATGCAGGTCGCGGAGACATTCCGGAAGGGCCGGGTGTTCCTGGTCGGCGACTGCGCCCATCGCTTTCCACCGACCGGCGGCTTCGGCTTGAACTCCGGGGTGCAGGACGCGCACAACCTCGCCTGGAAGCTGGCGTTCGTGCTCAAGGGGTGGGCGGACGACCGCCTGCTCGACAGTTATTCCAGCGAGCGCCGGCCCGTCGCGCAGTCCAACGCCAATTTCAGCTTCGGCAATCGCCTGCGGTTCGGCCTCACCGACGATGCGGTGCGATCCCGGAACCCAGACCGGATCCGCTTCTGGATCAACGATATGGACAATCACCTTCACAGCATCGGCCAGAATCTCGGACACAATTACGAGGAAGGCGCGGTGATCCCCGACGGCACCGTCGCGAAGGCACTGAACTCGCGCTACTACACGCCATCCGATCGCCCCGGCGCGCGCTTTCCGCACATGTGGCTGGATTCCGCGCGAAAACATTCGACGCTGGACTGGTTCGACAAGGAATTTTCCGTCGTCACCGGACCGCTCGGCAACGAATGGCTCGAAGCGGGGCGCCAGGTTTCCGAAAAGACCGGCATGGCGCTGCAGCTCAAGCAATTGCCCGCGGCTGATCCGGCAGACGGATATCAATTAGGCATGCGCGGCGCCGTGCTGGTGCGTCCCGACGGCCACGTGGCGTGGCGGATGCCGTGGCTGCCGTCGGATCCGGCAAAGGAACTCGCCGGCGCGCTCTCGACGCTGCTGCATTAA
- a CDS encoding DUF6894 family protein, which produces MTQVFFHCSNTKKVFLDHSGAVVDDLAEARDHATRVVQSFTNGRSSEDWRDWVLHVSDDQGDELFVVPFSFVLGKPH; this is translated from the coding sequence ATGACCCAGGTGTTTTTCCACTGCTCCAACACGAAGAAGGTTTTCCTCGATCACAGCGGCGCCGTGGTGGACGACCTCGCTGAGGCGCGCGATCATGCGACCCGCGTCGTGCAATCCTTCACCAACGGGCGAAGCTCCGAGGATTGGCGGGATTGGGTTCTGCATGTCAGCGACGATCAGGGCGATGAGCTCTTCGTTGTGCCCTTCAGTTTCGTTCTCGGCAAGCCGCATTGA
- the hemA gene encoding 5-aminolevulinate synthase, whose protein sequence is MTYDHCFSAALTRLHDERRYRVFADLERVAGRFPHAIWHSPDGPRPVVIWCSNDYLGMGQHPKVIGAMVETATRMGAGAGGTRNISGTNHPLVELERELADLHGKEAALVFTSGYVSNETGIATIAKLLPNCVILSDAWNHNSMIEGVRRAGVEKKIWRHNDVGHLEELLAAEPPGRPKLIVFEALYSMDGDIAPVNRICDLAERYGAMTYIDEVHSAGMYGRGGAGIAAREGALHRIDVVEGTLAKAFGCLGGYIAGSADVIDAVRSYAPGFIFTTALPPAICAAATAAIRHLKVSQWERDRHQERAARVKSVLNAAGLPVMPSETHIVPVMVGDPEKCKKASDLLLAEYGIYVQPINYPTVPRGTERLRITPAPYHDDKLIDALAEALVDVWGRIELPLRYHALAAE, encoded by the coding sequence GTGACCTATGATCATTGTTTTTCTGCGGCGCTTACTCGCCTGCACGACGAACGGCGCTACCGCGTGTTCGCCGATCTAGAGCGCGTTGCCGGGCGCTTCCCGCATGCAATATGGCATTCCCCGGATGGGCCGCGCCCGGTCGTGATCTGGTGCTCGAACGATTACCTTGGCATGGGCCAGCATCCGAAAGTGATCGGAGCCATGGTCGAAACCGCCACGCGTATGGGTGCTGGTGCGGGCGGTACCCGCAACATTTCCGGCACCAACCACCCGCTAGTCGAGTTGGAGCGCGAACTCGCCGACCTGCACGGCAAGGAAGCGGCGCTGGTCTTCACCTCGGGCTATGTGTCCAATGAGACCGGCATCGCGACTATCGCAAAATTGCTTCCAAACTGTGTGATCCTGTCGGATGCCTGGAACCATAATTCGATGATTGAGGGCGTGCGGCGTGCCGGCGTGGAAAAGAAGATCTGGCGCCATAATGACGTCGGTCATCTCGAAGAACTGCTGGCGGCGGAGCCTCCGGGTCGGCCGAAGCTGATCGTATTCGAGGCTCTCTACTCGATGGACGGCGACATTGCGCCGGTGAACCGCATCTGCGACCTCGCGGAGCGCTACGGCGCTATGACCTACATTGATGAGGTTCATTCGGCGGGCATGTACGGCCGGGGCGGCGCCGGCATCGCCGCGCGGGAAGGGGCCTTGCATCGCATCGACGTAGTCGAGGGCACGCTGGCGAAGGCATTCGGCTGCCTGGGCGGCTACATCGCGGGAAGTGCCGACGTTATCGATGCGGTGCGCTCCTACGCGCCGGGGTTCATTTTCACCACTGCACTACCGCCGGCGATCTGTGCCGCGGCCACCGCGGCGATCCGGCACCTCAAGGTTTCGCAATGGGAGCGTGACCGCCATCAGGAACGCGCCGCGCGGGTAAAGTCCGTACTCAATGCAGCCGGGCTGCCGGTGATGCCCAGTGAGACGCACATTGTACCGGTGATGGTAGGTGATCCGGAGAAGTGCAAGAAAGCGAGCGATCTCCTGCTCGCCGAGTACGGCATCTACGTCCAGCCGATCAACTATCCAACCGTCCCGCGCGGCACGGAACGGCTGCGCATCACGCCGGCGCCTTATCACGATGACAAGCTAATTGACGCGCTTGCTGAGGCATTAGTCGATGTTTGGGGCCGGATCGAATTGCCGCTTCGATACCACGCGCTCGCGGCAGAGTGA